One part of the Glycine max cultivar Williams 82 chromosome 14, Glycine_max_v4.0, whole genome shotgun sequence genome encodes these proteins:
- the LOC100817573 gene encoding putative clathrin assembly protein At4g40080 gives MSLRKRLRNLGHNLKDKASVIAASLSLKRHVSSVRIHVLHATTHRLSAPPSTSQIAAVLSAGKGSYLLSRTCIDTIMDRLHRTRSATVALKCLFTLHNIVSERKGPLTLKDNLSHYPSNGGRNALNVSTFRDDTDVETMELSAWVRWYANVLEHVLTVSRVLGYYLINSNDGTREVFSSVELFREIRGLVDFVEQVSHAPESLHLQKIELVFNVVRLVCEDYGRVQREILRRVEEGGNRVEDLDVGELREFVRCMKRLEGCREKLVVLFVNRKRNDAFWDLIGKVKYKGVEVMEEMEGKWLMVVKKGMNELAESTRFTNPFLEPGEFMYSGPTGWRVATCQPVPTVG, from the coding sequence ATGTCCCTCCGCAAGAGGCTGAGAAATCTTGGGCACAATCTCAAGGACAAAGCCTCGGTGATCGCAGCATCACTCTCTCTCAAGCGCCACGTGTCCTCCGTCCGCATCCATGTCCTCCACGCCACCACCCACCGCCTCTCTGCTCCGCCATCCACGTCGCAAATCGCCGCCGTTCTCTCCGCCGGAAAAGGCTCCTATCTCCTGTCACGCACCTGCATAGACACCATCATGGACCGCCTCCACAGAACCCGAAGCGCCACGGTGGCACTCAAATGCCTCTTCACTCTTCACAACATCGTATCCGAGAGAAAGGGACCCTTAACGTTGAAGGACAACCTCTCCCACTACCCTTCGAACGGAGGACGCAACGCCCTTAACGTTTCCACCTTCCGCGACGACACGGACGTTGAAACCATGGAGCTCAGCGCGTGGGTTCGATGGTACGCTAATGTTCTCGAACATGTCTTAACCGTTTCGCGCGTTTTAGGTTATTATCTAATAAACTCGAATGACGGCACCAGAGAGGTTTTTTCGAGTGTCGAGTTGTTTCGTGAAATACGAGGTCTCGTGGATTTTGTTGAGCAAGTGAGCCACGCGCCTGAGTCGCTGCATCTCCAAAAAATTGAGTTGGTGTTCAACGTTGTGAGATTGGTGTGTGAGGATTACGGGCGCGTGCAACGCGAGATTTTGCGGCGCGTGGAGGAGGGTGGAAATAGGGTGGAGGATTTGGATGTTGGAGAGTTGAGGGAATTTGTGAGGTGTATGAAGAGATTGGAGGGGTGTAGGGAGAAATTGGTGGTTTTGTTTGTGAATAGGAAGCGAAACGATGCGTTTTGGGATTTGATTGGAAAGGTTAAGTATAAGGGGGTGGAGGTGATGGAGGAGATGGAGGGGAAGTGGTTGATGGTAGTGAAAAAGGGCATGAACGAGTTGGCTGAGTCGACTCGGTTCACTAACCCATTTCTTGAGCCTGGGGAGTTTATGTATTCCGGTCCCACCGGGTGGCGCGTGGCCACGTGTCAACCTGTTCCAACGGTGGGATGA